The Methanocorpusculum vombati genome segment CAATCGCAAACAACGAAACCATCCGCGAGGCCGCAATGGTTCACGGAATCCCCTTAGAAGAGCTTGCCAAAAAGCTCGGCATCTAAAAATACTTTATTTTTCTCCCAGCTTTTTTGCAAGATTCTTCAGTTCCGAAATACCTGCTTCAGGATTTTTCAGCAGATGATTCGCAACCTCGGGGATATGCACAAGACGGCAGTCCATACAGCTCCAGACCGCACCGTGCGGTGTTTCTATCATGGTTCCAAGCTCTGAATCCATGCAGGGGTAAAGGGGACAGTAGCAGAAACTGCACTGCTGCCGCGGGTAGTTGTGGCACGGATAGTAGGGACAGCCTTCCGGCACCCACTCCGTCCAGTGGTCGCCGCCGTACCGGCTGTAAATAAAAAAGGAGGGACGTGTCCGCCGGACAATCGCAGGAGAGCCCCGCGACCATCCGCGGGAGACGCCCCACGTAGAGAGAAGATATGTGTCAAACCTGACCAGTGCCTCGGTCAGGGCCTGACGAACGGCTTTTGCAATCCGTTCGCCGGTATCGGTGAGAATGCCGGCAAACATCTCGGGGGCCGAACGGGATTTTTCCGCGGCG includes the following:
- a CDS encoding adenosylcobinamide amidohydrolase; this translates as MRYYLRDDVLIVRGNFRAASSGIDGGIADVRTILNITVPRNFSGDAALAIDRVATVQGFLQPHFGLLTAVPITNLCVARYDYITVFVTAGVSDSNRTINIIVTSDRPLSDTALLGAMITVTETKMQVLMDRKLPAGASPTDAVVIAAEKSRSAPEMFAGILTDTGERIAKAVRQALTEALVRFDTYLLSTWGVSRGWSRGSPAIVRRTRPSFFIYSRYGGDHWTEWVPEGCPYYPCHNYPRQQCSFCYCPLYPCMDSELGTMIETPHGAVWSCMDCRLVHIPEVANHLLKNPEAGISELKNLAKKLGEK